One window of the Fundidesulfovibrio soli genome contains the following:
- a CDS encoding alpha-2-macroglobulin family protein gives MSQNGPSSSPSSLKSLVIVVLLLVVGVQAYFLWGGRQSAQEPAPAPASAPAQPQAPAQPQAPAQAPAKAVRQAEGQLSYYHTWNRRDTLHIMFSKPVGDTEYNGPLSKPPFEMDPPVPGEWVWMGPYILSFKTAQKGGFNPSDSYTLTARPENFLPVGETLSGAQSFTLQGQALTAYDFSAESEPVPGRPGWYVIKGTIRFNADIKPTDMAAAVTLVDPKLGAAQPVPLEVAKDQGYGTSELAFQSAPVQGEAKTRMFTLLVDKAKAQSEKGLKLEKPLVYSIAVSHSDTLTVAAPKPVAGGQGGWELPFSAKVDTEALRRKLVIEPSVDSFSIGSERGRSVVLGGGFKPGATYTLTIPAGVTALNGAALAKDARFTFKVPDLAPALGFAHPGIFLPRSGSRNVELESVNAGKANVRIERVFRNNIFFSLSYYGDSTFESEGYEDVLPYLGDEIASFAVNLKRPRNEKQLTPMDVESRVKDSEPGLYRITVEQAEGGTGRRQKWLLMTDLGVAAKRGQDDLLVWVASYKDTAPVAGARVKVISTKNQVLFQGVTDKNGLWRATGLASLPPEREPFIVTVEKDADYSFLHFDRFRTDMTGFDVSGTGVPAVGYVSTIWGERNIYRPGETVNGIMAVRDPQLKAPPAGMPVKLVWSDPQGREVAVENVKTDAQGLAAFTRVIPAHFMTGAYLMEPRVGDESIGQYRFEVEDFKPDRISTSIEPGSERASPGADLAFTVESRYLFGAPAAGLAAEAQVMLVPAPFTPKGFEEYTFGDPDRSFETQVITLEPGNLDEQGRLGFKAAIPDGLKPPAALSAVITARVSEAGGRGVAARLKMPVDAYAVYPGLKKLGESGLTPGQAHAFDYVVVDGMGKPAKSSGLLAEFFEDRWQTVLRRADDGSLKYETKRDSRLVERRELPNPGEKGQVAFTPPKVGSYRVVLTDVASGSASQLSLWASGEGYNPWAMENPAKLELVPSKADYLAGETARFQVRAPFAGKLLLTVESIGVMDSFVVDMPSNTAEVSVPMKQGYSPNVYVTGVLVRKGGDIRPGQAGRAFGTVSVGVAREAGRQNVTILAPELIKPKTKLTITAKADPGAVVTLAAVDEGILQLIAQKTPDPWGELYAKRSLGVTSFDTWMMLLPEVKALTGKSPAGGDEMGRYLRTESPQGDKSVAFWSGPLKADTQGRVQWTIDVPLFQGALRIMAVAVNGNRFGSSQHFTRVRSPLSILPTFPRFAQLGDGLRLPVTVRNDTDKDGSFQLALAASGAVSSAEQPRTLDIPKGKDRTVFLAVTAGAQEGTGTLALSATGNGESYEVRSEFLVRSPLPAVSRIQAGANGTGPVEFGEDASGLLPGSVSRDLRLGRYPVVRFSGKLESLLGYPYGCLEQSVSRSFPLLYFANLARELEPEALAKASPESLVQVGISRVYSMQLPSGGFGLWPGAQREHAWSSVYAIHFLLEASKAGFQVTGPSMTQALEWLADFVKQEQPVGLIKAQAYGLYVLARAGKPDKGMMDHLTGKLAGKLGADAKALLAAAYVATGNAKGSDRLLTGLGQPVPAPAADDILDSPLRAQALMLAALVDAAPDNPATAQAAREVSRLLEAKGPCSTQEAGMAFMALGKLFARQQAGEPCTAQVMAGQSSLAAYDGVKTLTLKRIKAAGPLRIATGADCKPGALFYSLDTRGIPEASSYAPFAKGLEVKREFLGRDGKPLDVAKLPQGAPVVVKTSVRATAGPVAHVVLTQLLPSGLEVENPRLATTDKLSWMESEPAQTTYADYRADRVNVFLDLPGDKWVDVYTLCRAVIPGTYALPPVQAEAMYAPELQAGTALGRITVEGGQ, from the coding sequence CGTCATCGTGGTGTTGCTCCTCGTGGTGGGGGTGCAGGCCTACTTCCTTTGGGGGGGCAGGCAGTCCGCCCAGGAGCCAGCTCCGGCCCCGGCATCGGCCCCCGCGCAGCCCCAGGCCCCCGCGCAGCCCCAGGCCCCGGCGCAAGCTCCGGCCAAGGCGGTGCGCCAGGCTGAGGGGCAGCTCTCCTATTACCACACCTGGAACCGGCGGGACACGCTGCACATCATGTTCTCCAAGCCCGTGGGCGACACGGAGTACAACGGCCCCCTCTCCAAGCCCCCCTTCGAGATGGACCCGCCCGTGCCCGGCGAGTGGGTCTGGATGGGCCCCTACATACTGAGCTTCAAGACGGCCCAGAAGGGCGGGTTCAACCCCTCCGACTCCTACACGCTCACCGCCCGGCCCGAGAACTTCCTGCCCGTGGGCGAGACGCTCTCCGGGGCGCAGTCCTTCACGCTGCAGGGGCAGGCGCTCACCGCGTACGACTTCAGCGCCGAATCCGAGCCTGTGCCTGGCCGCCCGGGCTGGTACGTGATCAAGGGCACCATCCGCTTCAACGCCGACATCAAGCCCACCGACATGGCCGCCGCCGTGACCCTGGTGGACCCCAAGCTGGGGGCCGCCCAGCCCGTGCCCCTGGAGGTCGCCAAGGACCAGGGTTACGGCACCTCCGAACTGGCCTTCCAGAGCGCGCCCGTGCAGGGCGAGGCGAAGACGCGCATGTTCACCCTGCTGGTGGACAAGGCCAAGGCCCAGTCCGAAAAGGGCCTCAAGCTTGAGAAGCCCCTGGTCTACTCCATCGCCGTGTCCCACTCCGACACGCTCACCGTGGCCGCGCCCAAGCCCGTGGCGGGCGGCCAGGGCGGCTGGGAGCTGCCCTTCTCCGCCAAGGTGGACACCGAGGCCCTGCGCCGCAAGCTGGTGATCGAGCCCTCGGTCGATTCCTTCAGCATCGGCTCCGAGCGCGGGCGCAGCGTGGTTCTGGGCGGCGGCTTCAAGCCCGGAGCCACCTACACCCTGACCATCCCCGCCGGGGTCACGGCCCTGAACGGGGCCGCCCTGGCCAAGGACGCCCGCTTCACCTTCAAGGTGCCCGACCTCGCCCCCGCGTTGGGCTTCGCGCACCCGGGCATCTTCCTGCCGCGCAGCGGCTCGCGCAACGTGGAGCTGGAGTCCGTGAACGCGGGCAAGGCCAACGTGCGCATCGAGCGGGTGTTCCGCAACAACATCTTCTTCAGCCTGAGCTACTACGGGGATTCCACCTTCGAGAGCGAAGGCTACGAGGACGTGCTGCCCTACCTGGGCGACGAGATCGCCAGCTTCGCCGTGAACCTGAAGCGCCCTCGCAACGAGAAGCAGCTCACCCCCATGGACGTGGAGTCCCGCGTGAAGGACTCCGAGCCCGGGCTCTACCGCATCACGGTGGAGCAGGCCGAGGGCGGGACCGGCAGGCGCCAGAAGTGGCTCCTGATGACGGATCTGGGCGTGGCGGCCAAGCGCGGCCAGGACGACCTGCTGGTCTGGGTGGCCTCCTACAAGGACACCGCCCCCGTGGCCGGGGCGCGGGTGAAGGTGATCTCCACCAAGAACCAGGTGCTCTTCCAGGGCGTCACGGACAAGAACGGGCTCTGGCGCGCCACGGGGCTTGCCAGCCTGCCGCCCGAGCGCGAGCCCTTCATCGTGACCGTGGAGAAGGACGCCGACTACTCCTTCCTGCACTTCGACCGCTTCCGCACGGACATGACCGGCTTCGACGTCTCGGGCACGGGCGTGCCCGCCGTGGGCTACGTGAGCACCATCTGGGGCGAGCGCAACATCTACCGCCCCGGCGAGACCGTGAACGGCATCATGGCCGTGCGCGACCCGCAGCTCAAGGCGCCCCCGGCCGGGATGCCCGTGAAGCTGGTCTGGAGCGACCCCCAGGGCCGCGAGGTGGCCGTGGAGAACGTGAAGACCGACGCCCAGGGCCTGGCCGCGTTCACCCGCGTGATCCCCGCGCATTTCATGACCGGCGCCTACCTGATGGAGCCGCGCGTGGGCGACGAGTCCATCGGCCAGTACCGCTTCGAGGTGGAGGACTTCAAGCCCGACCGCATCAGCACCTCCATCGAGCCCGGCTCCGAGCGCGCCTCCCCCGGCGCGGACCTGGCCTTCACCGTGGAGTCACGCTACCTCTTCGGCGCCCCCGCCGCTGGCCTGGCCGCCGAGGCCCAGGTGATGCTCGTGCCCGCGCCGTTTACGCCCAAGGGCTTCGAGGAGTACACCTTCGGCGACCCGGACCGCTCCTTCGAGACCCAGGTCATCACCCTTGAGCCCGGCAACCTGGACGAGCAGGGCCGCCTGGGCTTCAAGGCGGCCATCCCGGACGGGCTCAAGCCCCCGGCGGCGCTCTCGGCGGTGATCACCGCGCGCGTCAGCGAGGCGGGCGGGCGCGGCGTGGCCGCCAGGCTCAAGATGCCCGTGGACGCCTACGCCGTGTACCCGGGCCTGAAGAAGCTGGGCGAGTCCGGCCTGACGCCGGGGCAGGCCCACGCCTTCGACTACGTGGTGGTGGACGGCATGGGCAAACCGGCCAAGTCCTCCGGGCTGCTGGCCGAATTCTTCGAGGACCGCTGGCAGACCGTGCTGCGCCGCGCCGACGACGGCTCCCTCAAGTACGAGACCAAGCGCGACTCCCGCCTGGTGGAGCGGCGCGAGCTGCCCAATCCGGGCGAGAAGGGCCAGGTGGCCTTCACCCCGCCCAAGGTTGGCTCCTACCGCGTGGTGCTCACGGACGTGGCCTCGGGCTCGGCCTCGCAGCTGAGCCTCTGGGCCTCGGGCGAGGGCTACAACCCCTGGGCCATGGAGAACCCGGCCAAGCTGGAGCTGGTGCCCTCCAAGGCCGACTACCTTGCGGGCGAGACGGCCCGCTTCCAGGTGCGCGCGCCCTTCGCGGGCAAGCTGCTGCTCACGGTGGAGTCCATCGGCGTGATGGACAGCTTCGTGGTGGACATGCCCTCCAACACAGCGGAGGTGAGCGTGCCCATGAAGCAGGGCTACAGCCCCAACGTGTACGTCACGGGCGTGCTGGTGCGTAAGGGCGGAGACATCCGTCCCGGCCAGGCCGGGCGCGCCTTCGGCACGGTCAGCGTGGGCGTGGCCCGCGAGGCCGGGCGCCAGAACGTGACCATCCTGGCCCCCGAGCTCATCAAGCCCAAGACCAAGCTGACCATCACGGCCAAGGCCGACCCCGGCGCGGTGGTGACCCTGGCCGCAGTTGACGAGGGCATCCTGCAGCTCATCGCCCAGAAAACCCCCGACCCCTGGGGCGAGCTGTACGCCAAGCGCAGCCTGGGCGTGACCTCCTTCGACACCTGGATGATGCTCCTGCCGGAAGTGAAGGCGCTCACGGGCAAGTCGCCCGCTGGCGGCGACGAGATGGGGCGCTACCTGCGCACCGAGTCGCCCCAGGGCGACAAGTCCGTGGCCTTCTGGTCCGGCCCGCTCAAGGCCGACACCCAGGGCCGCGTGCAGTGGACCATCGACGTGCCCCTGTTCCAGGGCGCGCTTCGGATCATGGCCGTGGCCGTGAACGGCAACCGCTTCGGCTCGAGCCAGCACTTCACCCGGGTCAGGAGCCCGCTGTCCATCCTGCCCACGTTCCCGCGCTTCGCCCAGCTGGGCGACGGGCTGCGCCTGCCCGTCACCGTGCGCAACGACACCGACAAGGACGGCAGCTTCCAACTGGCCCTGGCCGCGTCCGGGGCCGTGAGCAGCGCGGAGCAGCCCCGCACGCTGGACATCCCCAAGGGCAAGGACCGCACCGTGTTCCTGGCCGTCACCGCCGGAGCGCAGGAGGGCACGGGCACGCTTGCGCTATCGGCAACCGGCAACGGCGAAAGCTACGAGGTGCGCTCCGAGTTCCTGGTGCGCTCGCCGCTTCCGGCCGTGAGCCGCATACAGGCCGGGGCCAACGGGACAGGGCCAGTCGAGTTCGGGGAGGATGCCTCGGGCCTGCTGCCCGGCTCCGTCAGCCGGGATCTGCGCCTGGGCCGCTACCCCGTGGTGCGCTTCAGCGGCAAGCTGGAGAGCCTGCTGGGCTACCCCTACGGCTGCCTGGAGCAGAGCGTGTCGCGCAGCTTCCCTCTGCTGTACTTCGCCAACCTGGCGCGGGAGCTGGAGCCCGAGGCCCTGGCCAAGGCCTCGCCCGAGTCCCTGGTGCAGGTGGGCATCAGCCGGGTGTACTCCATGCAGCTGCCCTCGGGCGGGTTCGGGCTGTGGCCCGGGGCCCAGCGCGAGCACGCCTGGAGCTCGGTGTACGCCATCCACTTCCTGCTGGAGGCCTCCAAGGCGGGCTTCCAGGTCACAGGCCCGTCCATGACCCAGGCCCTGGAGTGGCTGGCGGACTTCGTCAAGCAGGAGCAGCCCGTGGGCCTCATCAAGGCCCAGGCCTACGGCCTGTACGTGCTGGCCCGGGCGGGCAAGCCGGACAAGGGCATGATGGACCACCTCACGGGCAAGCTCGCGGGCAAGCTGGGAGCCGACGCCAAGGCCCTGCTGGCGGCCGCCTACGTGGCCACGGGCAACGCCAAGGGCTCTGACAGGCTGCTCACGGGCCTGGGCCAGCCCGTTCCCGCGCCCGCGGCCGACGACATCCTGGATTCGCCGCTGCGCGCCCAGGCGCTCATGCTGGCCGCCCTGGTGGACGCCGCGCCGGATAATCCCGCGACCGCGCAGGCCGCGCGCGAGGTCTCCCGTCTGCTGGAGGCCAAGGGCCCCTGCTCCACGCAGGAGGCGGGCATGGCCTTCATGGCCCTGGGCAAGCTCTTCGCGCGCCAGCAGGCGGGCGAGCCCTGCACGGCCCAGGTCATGGCCGGGCAGAGCTCCCTGGCTGCCTACGACGGCGTGAAGACGCTCACGCTCAAGCGCATCAAGGCCGCGGGGCCGCTGCGCATCGCCACCGGGGCGGACTGCAAGCCCGGCGCGCTGTTCTACAGCCTGGATACGCGCGGCATCCCCGAGGCCTCCAGCTACGCGCCCTTCGCCAAGGGCCTGGAGGTCAAGCGGGAGTTCCTGGGCCGCGACGGCAAGCCCCTGGACGTGGCCAAGCTGCCCCAGGGCGCGCCGGTGGTGGTCAAGACCTCGGTGCGGGCCACGGCCGGGCCGGTGGCCCATGTGGTGCTCACCCAGCTGCTGCCCTCCGGGCTGGAGGTGGAGAACCCCAGGCTCGCCACCACGGACAAGCTGTCCTGGATGGAGTCCGAGCCCGCGCAGACTACCTACGCCGACTACCGGGCGGACCGGGTCAACGTGTTCCTGGACCTGCCGGGCGACAAGTGGGTGGACGTGTACACCCTGTGCCGGGCCGTGATTCCGGGAACCTACGCCCTGCCGCCCGTGCAGGCCGAGGCCATGTACGCCCCTGAGCTGCAGGCGGGCACGGCGCTCGGCAGGATCACGGTGGAAGGCGGGCAATGA